From a region of the Pukyongiella litopenaei genome:
- a CDS encoding DUF294 nucleotidyltransferase-like domain-containing protein → MTLTDADDLLGFLTSVHPYDGLAPGVLDRLAPQFRILSFAAGDSVYERGAELDGLYLVHRGEIEVRDENDIPVSLLGPRNSFGERGLLRAGKAATSVRATADTTLLLLPAPAFHALMRDHRQVRKFFDRRRPATARGNDLAVSRVRSLMAADPVTCAPGTPVHDAARLMGDRDISSLCVTDAGGLTGIVTTRDLTVRVLARGRAPDTPVSEVMTPNPMTLSPSAIGSDVLHMMMEHGIGHVPICEDGKLLGIVSQTDLTRFQAVSSAELVAAIARAGSAADMARVTAEIPRLLVQLTAGGNRHEVVTRLITDIADTVTRRLLALAESRLGPPPVPYLWLACGSQGRQEQTGVSDQDNCLILHDEASDADAAYFEALARFVCDGLNECGYVYCPGEMMAMTPRWRQPLRVWRDYFAGWIAQPNPEAQMLASVMFDLRPIGGDTSLFDGLRSETLNAASANSIFVAHMITNSLKHTPPLGLLRGIATIRSGEHRNRLDMKLNGVVPIVDLGRIFALRGRLQAVNTRARLEAAEAAGVLSPSGARDLLDAYDLIAETRLSHQAGRIRDGETPDNFMAPGDLSDFERSHLRDAFVVVKTMQSALGHGTGMLG, encoded by the coding sequence ATGACGCTTACCGATGCCGACGACCTGCTGGGTTTCCTGACCTCGGTCCACCCCTATGACGGGCTGGCGCCGGGGGTGCTCGACAGGCTTGCCCCGCAGTTCCGGATCCTTTCCTTCGCGGCAGGCGATAGCGTCTATGAACGCGGGGCCGAGCTCGACGGGCTCTATCTGGTCCACCGTGGCGAGATCGAGGTGCGGGACGAAAACGACATTCCCGTGTCCCTGCTGGGTCCGCGCAACTCGTTCGGCGAACGCGGATTGCTGCGCGCGGGCAAGGCCGCCACCTCGGTGCGCGCGACCGCCGATACCACGCTTCTGCTGCTGCCCGCGCCCGCGTTCCACGCGCTGATGCGCGACCACCGGCAGGTGCGGAAATTCTTTGACCGCCGCCGCCCCGCGACCGCGCGCGGCAACGATCTGGCGGTGAGCCGGGTCCGCAGCCTGATGGCGGCCGATCCCGTCACCTGCGCCCCCGGTACCCCGGTGCATGACGCCGCAAGGCTGATGGGCGACCGGGATATTTCATCGCTCTGCGTGACCGATGCCGGCGGGCTGACCGGGATCGTGACCACCCGCGACCTGACCGTGCGCGTCCTGGCCCGCGGCCGCGCACCCGACACCCCGGTGTCGGAGGTGATGACCCCGAACCCGATGACCCTGTCGCCCTCGGCCATCGGGTCGGACGTGCTGCACATGATGATGGAGCACGGCATCGGCCATGTGCCGATCTGCGAGGACGGAAAGCTGCTGGGCATCGTGTCCCAGACCGACCTGACCCGGTTTCAGGCGGTCAGTTCGGCCGAACTGGTCGCGGCCATCGCCCGCGCGGGCAGCGCCGCGGACATGGCCCGGGTCACCGCCGAGATCCCGCGCCTGCTGGTTCAGCTGACGGCGGGCGGCAATCGCCACGAGGTGGTCACGCGGCTGATCACCGACATCGCCGACACCGTGACGCGCAGGCTGCTTGCGCTGGCCGAATCGCGGCTGGGTCCGCCGCCGGTGCCCTACCTGTGGCTGGCCTGCGGCAGCCAGGGCCGCCAGGAACAGACCGGCGTATCGGACCAGGACAATTGCCTGATCCTGCATGACGAGGCCAGCGACGCCGACGCGGCCTATTTCGAGGCGCTCGCCCGGTTCGTCTGCGACGGGCTGAACGAATGCGGCTATGTCTACTGTCCCGGCGAGATGATGGCGATGACGCCGCGCTGGCGGCAACCGCTGCGCGTCTGGCGCGACTATTTCGCCGGCTGGATCGCGCAACCGAACCCGGAGGCGCAGATGCTGGCCAGCGTCATGTTCGACCTGCGCCCGATCGGCGGCGACACCAGCCTGTTCGACGGGTTGCGGAGCGAAACCCTGAACGCGGCCAGCGCCAACTCGATCTTCGTGGCGCATATGATTACGAATTCGCTCAAGCACACGCCGCCGCTGGGGCTGCTGCGCGGGATCGCCACGATCCGCTCGGGCGAGCATCGCAACCGGCTGGACATGAAGCTGAACGGCGTGGTGCCCATCGTGGATCTGGGGCGGATCTTCGCGCTGCGCGGCAGGTTGCAGGCGGTCAACACGCGGGCGCGGCTGGAGGCGGCCGAGGCGGCGGGCGTGCTCAGCCCGTCCGGCGCGCGCGACCTGCTGGACGCTTATGACCTGATCGCCGAAACGCGCCTGTCGCACCAGGCCGGGCGGATCCGGGACGGGGAGACGCCCGACAATTTCATGGCGCCGGGCGATCTGTCGGATTTCGAACGCAGCCATCTGCGCGATGCCTTCGTGGTGGTCAAGACGATGCAGTCGGCGCTGGGTCACGGCACCGGGATGCTGGGATGA
- a CDS encoding sodium:solute symporter family protein has product MDQFTINLLFVGASFALYIGIAIWARAGSTSEFYAAGRGVHPVTNGMATAADWMSAASFISMAGLIAFTGYDNSSYLMGWTGGYVLLALLLAPYLRKFGKFTVSEFIGDRFYSPTARMVAVICLIVASTTYVIGQMTGVGVAFGRFLEVSNTTGLLIGACVVFAYAVFGGMKGVTYTQVAQYCVLIMAYTIPAIFISLQLTGNPVPPLGLFGDHVASGEPLLSKLDAIVVELGFAEYTTHHADTFNMVLFTLSLMIGTAGLPHVIMRFFTVPRVADARWSAGWALVFIALLYLTAPAVGAMARLNITELMWPDGTNAEAVSVEQVKNAPEYDWMETWEKTGLLSFAPETSTEAAAFLAANPQATVSLLQPDHNLVTIAPDGRGEAEIQAQIDASIAEGNILHHLDKNGDGLIQYYNDRNADMQAKAAENGWNGNEFVEFNRDILVLANPEIANLPSWVIGLVAAGGLAAALSTAAGLLLAISSAVSHDLIKGQLNPSISEKGELMWARIAMAIAIVVATYLGLNPPGFAAQTVALAFGLAAASIFPALMMGIFSTRVNNTGAVAGMLAGLIVTLVYIFLHKGWFFIPDTNAFTDADPLLGSIKSTSFGAVGAAINFAVAYLVSGMTKPIPQDIVELVESVRIPRGAGAAAADH; this is encoded by the coding sequence ATGGACCAGTTTACCATCAACCTGCTGTTCGTGGGCGCGTCCTTTGCGCTCTATATCGGCATCGCGATCTGGGCGCGCGCCGGATCGACCTCGGAATTCTACGCCGCGGGCCGGGGCGTGCACCCGGTCACCAACGGCATGGCCACGGCCGCCGACTGGATGTCCGCCGCCTCGTTCATCTCGATGGCCGGGCTGATCGCCTTTACCGGCTATGACAACTCGTCCTACCTGATGGGCTGGACCGGCGGCTATGTGCTGCTGGCGCTGCTGCTTGCGCCCTACCTGCGCAAGTTCGGCAAGTTCACGGTATCCGAATTCATCGGCGACCGGTTCTATTCGCCCACCGCGCGGATGGTGGCCGTGATCTGCCTGATCGTGGCATCGACCACCTATGTGATCGGGCAGATGACCGGTGTCGGCGTGGCGTTCGGCCGCTTCCTCGAGGTGAGCAACACCACCGGCCTGCTGATCGGCGCCTGTGTCGTGTTCGCCTATGCGGTGTTCGGCGGCATGAAGGGCGTGACCTATACCCAGGTGGCGCAATATTGCGTGCTGATCATGGCCTACACGATCCCGGCGATCTTCATCTCGCTGCAGCTGACCGGCAACCCGGTGCCGCCGCTGGGCCTGTTCGGCGATCACGTCGCCTCGGGCGAGCCGCTGCTGTCCAAGCTCGACGCGATCGTGGTGGAACTCGGTTTTGCCGAATACACCACCCATCACGCCGATACGTTCAACATGGTGCTGTTCACGCTGTCGCTGATGATCGGCACCGCCGGCCTGCCGCATGTGATCATGCGTTTCTTCACCGTGCCGCGGGTGGCGGATGCCCGCTGGTCGGCCGGCTGGGCGCTGGTGTTCATCGCCCTGCTCTATCTGACCGCGCCCGCGGTGGGAGCGATGGCACGGCTCAACATCACCGAGCTGATGTGGCCGGACGGCACCAACGCCGAGGCGGTCTCGGTCGAGCAGGTCAAGAACGCGCCGGAATACGACTGGATGGAAACCTGGGAAAAGACCGGCCTGCTGAGCTTTGCCCCGGAAACCTCCACCGAAGCGGCAGCTTTCCTCGCGGCAAACCCGCAGGCGACCGTCAGCCTGCTTCAGCCGGATCACAACCTTGTCACCATCGCACCCGACGGGCGCGGCGAAGCCGAGATCCAGGCCCAGATCGACGCCTCGATTGCCGAGGGCAACATCCTGCACCACCTCGACAAGAACGGCGATGGCCTGATCCAGTACTACAATGACCGCAATGCCGACATGCAGGCCAAGGCGGCCGAGAACGGCTGGAACGGCAACGAGTTCGTGGAATTCAACCGCGACATCCTGGTGCTGGCCAATCCCGAGATCGCCAACCTGCCCAGCTGGGTGATCGGCTTGGTGGCCGCGGGTGGCCTGGCCGCCGCGCTGTCCACCGCCGCAGGTCTGCTGCTGGCGATTTCCTCGGCGGTGTCGCATGACCTGATCAAGGGCCAGCTGAACCCCTCGATCTCGGAAAAGGGTGAACTGATGTGGGCACGGATCGCCATGGCCATCGCCATCGTGGTCGCGACCTATCTCGGCCTGAACCCGCCGGGATTTGCCGCGCAGACCGTGGCTCTGGCCTTCGGCCTCGCCGCCGCGTCGATCTTCCCGGCGCTGATGATGGGTATCTTCTCGACCAGGGTGAACAACACCGGTGCGGTCGCGGGGATGCTGGCCGGCCTGATCGTCACGCTGGTCTACATCTTCCTGCACAAGGGCTGGTTCTTCATCCCCGATACCAACGCGTTCACCGATGCCGATCCGCTGCTGGGCTCGATCAAGTCCACCTCGTTCGGTGCGGTCGGCGCGGCCATCAACTTCGCGGTGGCCTATCTGGTGTCCGGCATGACCAAGCCGATCCCGCAGGACATCGTGGAACTGGTCGAAAGCGTCCGCATCCCGCGCGGCGCCGGGGCCGCTGCCGCGGACCACTGA
- a CDS encoding DUF4212 domain-containing protein yields MADQSNSAASTAEADKGYWAANVRIILISLVIWALVSFGFGILLRPLLSGIAVGGTDLGFWFAQQGSILVFLALIFNYAWRMNRLDAQFGVDEE; encoded by the coding sequence ATGGCGGACCAATCCAATAGTGCCGCAAGCACCGCCGAAGCCGACAAGGGCTATTGGGCGGCGAATGTGCGCATCATTCTCATCAGCCTCGTGATCTGGGCGCTGGTGTCATTCGGGTTCGGCATCCTGCTGCGCCCGCTGCTGTCGGGAATTGCCGTGGGCGGGACCGATCTGGGCTTCTGGTTCGCCCAGCAGGGCTCGATCCTGGTATTTCTCGCGCTGATCTTCAACTACGCCTGGCGCATGAACAGGCTGGACGCCCAGTTCGGCGTGGACGAGGAGTAA
- a CDS encoding adenylate kinase produces MDADTMTRPFVLILLGPPGAGKGTQARMLEDSFGLVQLSTGDLLRAAVAAGTEAGKAARAVMEAGGLVSDDIVTAILRDRMAEPDCARGVILDGFPRTTVQAEALDALLAETGQQVGAAVSLEVEDAAMIARISGRFTCGNCGEGYHDRFKPTAKAGTCDKCGGTDMKRRSDDTAETVASRLDAYHAQTAPLIAYYGDKGVLRKVDAMGAIDAIASELADVVRTAMP; encoded by the coding sequence ATGGACGCCGACACCATGACCCGACCCTTCGTTCTGATCCTTCTCGGCCCTCCGGGGGCCGGGAAAGGCACCCAGGCCCGGATGCTGGAAGACAGCTTCGGTCTCGTGCAACTGTCCACCGGCGACCTGCTGCGCGCCGCGGTGGCCGCCGGCACCGAGGCCGGCAAGGCCGCGCGTGCGGTGATGGAGGCCGGCGGGCTGGTCAGCGACGACATCGTGACCGCCATCCTGCGCGACCGCATGGCCGAACCGGATTGCGCCCGCGGCGTGATCCTGGACGGGTTCCCGCGCACCACGGTCCAGGCCGAGGCGCTGGATGCGCTGCTGGCCGAGACCGGGCAGCAGGTCGGCGCGGCGGTCAGCCTCGAAGTCGAGGATGCGGCGATGATCGCCCGTATCTCGGGGCGGTTCACCTGCGGCAATTGCGGCGAAGGCTATCACGACAGGTTCAAGCCGACCGCGAAGGCCGGCACCTGCGACAAATGCGGCGGCACCGACATGAAACGCCGCAGCGACGACACTGCCGAGACGGTGGCCAGCCGTCTCGACGCCTACCATGCGCAGACCGCGCCCCTGATCGCCTACTACGGCGACAAGGGCGTGCTGCGAAAGGTGGATGCGATGGGCGCGATCGACGCCATCGCATCGGAACTGGCCGACGTCGTGCGCACCGCGATGCCGTGA
- the acs gene encoding acetate--CoA ligase, giving the protein MPHSTQPDTTVYPPSDDTVARAHVDAARYDEMYKASITDPEGFWGEQGKRLDWIKPYSTVKDVDFSYGNVSINWFSDGVLNVAANCIDRHLATRGDQTAIIFEPDDPDTPAQHITYKDLHEKVCRMANVLLSQGVMRGDRVVIYLPMIPEAAYAMLACARIGAIHSVVFAGFSPDALANRVNDCGAKLVITADTAPRGGRRTALKSNADAALLHCSDKVRCLVVKHTGDQTTWINGRDVDVNALMETVAPDCPARPMGAEDPLFVLYTSGSTGKPKGVVHSSGGYLLFAAMTHEITFDYHEGDVFWCTADVGWVTGHSYIIYGPLANGATTVMFEGVPTYPDASRFWQVCEKHKVTQFYTAPTAIRALMGQGNQFVEKSDLSSIRLLGTVGEPINPEAWNWYNEVVGKGKCPIVDTWWQTETGGHMMTPLPGAHATKPGAAMKPFFGVEPVVLEPQSGEEIHESPTEGVLCIKDSWPGQMRTVWGDHERFQQTYFSDYKGYYFTGDGCRRDADGDYWITGRVDDVINVSGHRMGTAEVESALVAHAAVAEAAVVGYPHDIKGQGIYCYVTLMNDQNPSDDLVKELRSWVRTEIGPIASPDVIQWAPGLPKTRSGKIMRRILRKIAENDVGSLGDTSTLADPSVVDDLISNRTK; this is encoded by the coding sequence ATGCCGCATTCCACACAGCCCGATACCACGGTTTATCCGCCATCTGACGACACCGTCGCCCGCGCGCATGTGGACGCCGCCCGGTATGACGAGATGTACAAGGCCTCGATCACCGACCCCGAAGGCTTCTGGGGCGAACAGGGCAAGCGGCTGGACTGGATCAAGCCCTACAGCACGGTCAAGGATGTCGATTTCTCCTATGGCAATGTCAGCATCAACTGGTTTTCCGACGGGGTCCTGAACGTCGCCGCCAACTGCATCGACCGGCACCTGGCGACCCGTGGCGACCAGACCGCGATCATCTTTGAACCCGACGATCCCGACACGCCCGCCCAGCACATCACCTACAAGGACCTGCACGAAAAGGTCTGCCGCATGGCCAACGTACTGCTCAGCCAGGGGGTGATGCGGGGCGACCGGGTGGTGATCTACCTGCCGATGATTCCCGAAGCGGCCTATGCGATGCTGGCCTGCGCGCGGATCGGGGCGATCCATTCGGTGGTGTTCGCGGGCTTTTCGCCCGATGCGCTGGCCAACCGGGTCAACGATTGCGGCGCCAAGCTGGTCATCACCGCCGACACCGCCCCGCGCGGCGGCCGCCGCACCGCGCTGAAATCGAACGCCGATGCCGCCCTGCTGCATTGTTCGGACAAGGTGCGCTGCCTGGTGGTCAAGCATACCGGCGACCAGACCACCTGGATCAACGGGCGCGACGTGGACGTGAATGCGCTGATGGAAACGGTGGCGCCGGATTGCCCGGCCCGCCCGATGGGCGCCGAGGACCCGCTGTTCGTGCTCTACACCTCGGGATCGACCGGCAAGCCCAAGGGCGTCGTGCATTCGTCCGGCGGCTATCTGCTCTTTGCCGCGATGACCCATGAAATCACCTTCGATTACCATGAAGGCGACGTTTTCTGGTGCACCGCCGATGTCGGCTGGGTCACCGGCCACAGCTATATCATCTATGGCCCGCTGGCCAATGGTGCCACCACCGTGATGTTCGAGGGCGTTCCGACCTATCCCGACGCCAGCCGGTTCTGGCAGGTCTGCGAAAAGCACAAGGTGACCCAGTTCTATACCGCCCCCACTGCGATCCGGGCCCTGATGGGCCAGGGCAACCAGTTCGTCGAGAAATCCGACCTGTCCTCGATCCGGCTCCTCGGCACAGTGGGCGAGCCGATCAACCCCGAGGCATGGAACTGGTACAACGAGGTGGTCGGCAAGGGCAAATGCCCCATCGTCGATACCTGGTGGCAGACCGAAACCGGCGGTCACATGATGACCCCCCTGCCCGGCGCCCATGCCACCAAGCCCGGCGCGGCGATGAAACCCTTCTTCGGGGTCGAGCCGGTCGTGCTCGAACCGCAGAGCGGTGAAGAGATCCACGAAAGCCCGACCGAAGGCGTGCTGTGCATCAAGGACAGCTGGCCCGGCCAGATGCGCACGGTCTGGGGCGACCACGAGCGGTTCCAGCAGACCTATTTCAGCGACTACAAGGGCTATTACTTCACCGGTGACGGATGCCGCCGCGACGCGGATGGCGATTACTGGATCACCGGGCGCGTCGATGACGTGATCAACGTGTCGGGGCACCGGATGGGCACCGCCGAGGTAGAGAGCGCGCTGGTCGCCCATGCCGCCGTCGCCGAAGCCGCCGTGGTCGGCTATCCGCACGACATCAAGGGCCAGGGCATCTACTGCTACGTCACCCTGATGAACGACCAGAACCCCAGCGACGACCTGGTCAAGGAACTGCGCAGCTGGGTGCGGACCGAGATCGGCCCGATCGCGTCGCCCGACGTGATCCAGTGGGCACCCGGCCTGCCCAAGACCCGCTCGGGCAAGATCATGCGCCGCATCCTGCGCAAGATCGCCGAGAACGACGTGGGCAGCCTCGGCGACACCTCGACCCTGGCCGATCCGTCCGTGGTCGACGACCTGATCTCGAACCGCACCAAGTAG
- a CDS encoding C4-dicarboxylate TRAP transporter substrate-binding protein has product MNKMLTGAAAALLTTALVSEATALEWNVSTWGKRRAFTEHLEKLAELVSEKTGGDFTLNISYGGLSKNRENLDGISIGAFEMAQFCAGYHRDKNRSLTVLELPFLGVNTLEEEVAVSNAVYAHPAVQDEMAQWNARLLMTSPMPQYNLVGTGEPRDELSEFEGMRVRATGGIGQAFEAVGAVPTSMTATEVYNAMESGVIDTAAFAQHAHLSFGTINRADWWTANLNPGTVNCPIVVNVDAYEALTDDQRAALDSSVDEAIAHYLANYGELLKRWDSVLEEKKVEKVVLSDEVLAEFRAKAADPARDQWIEEMSAQGLPAQELYDLVMSTLEQTRAGN; this is encoded by the coding sequence ATGAACAAGATGCTGACCGGCGCCGCGGCCGCGTTGCTGACCACCGCGCTGGTATCCGAGGCTACCGCGCTGGAATGGAACGTATCCACCTGGGGCAAGCGCCGGGCCTTTACCGAGCACCTCGAGAAACTGGCCGAACTTGTATCCGAAAAGACCGGCGGCGATTTCACCCTGAACATCAGCTATGGCGGGCTCAGCAAGAATCGCGAGAATCTCGACGGTATCTCGATCGGGGCGTTCGAGATGGCGCAGTTCTGCGCCGGTTATCACCGCGACAAGAATCGCAGCCTCACCGTGCTGGAACTGCCCTTCCTCGGCGTGAACACGCTGGAAGAGGAGGTGGCCGTCAGCAACGCGGTCTATGCCCACCCGGCCGTTCAGGATGAAATGGCGCAGTGGAATGCCAGGCTGCTGATGACCTCGCCGATGCCGCAATACAATCTCGTCGGCACCGGCGAGCCGCGCGACGAGCTGTCGGAATTCGAAGGCATGCGCGTGCGTGCGACCGGCGGCATCGGCCAGGCGTTCGAGGCCGTCGGCGCGGTGCCGACCTCGATGACCGCGACCGAGGTCTACAACGCGATGGAAAGCGGCGTGATCGACACGGCCGCCTTTGCCCAGCACGCGCACCTGTCCTTTGGCACCATCAACCGTGCCGACTGGTGGACGGCGAACCTGAACCCCGGCACGGTGAACTGCCCGATCGTGGTGAATGTCGACGCCTATGAGGCGCTCACCGATGACCAGCGCGCGGCGCTCGACAGTTCGGTCGACGAGGCCATTGCCCATTACCTGGCCAATTACGGCGAGCTTCTGAAACGCTGGGACAGCGTCCTGGAGGAAAAGAAGGTCGAAAAGGTCGTGCTGTCCGACGAGGTGCTGGCCGAGTTCCGCGCCAAGGCCGCCGATCCGGCCCGGGACCAGTGGATCGAGGAAATGAGCGCGCAGGGCCTGCCCGCGCAGGAGCTCTACGATCTGGTGATGTCCACGCTGGAGCAGACGCGCGCCGGCAACTGA
- a CDS encoding TRAP transporter small permease subunit, producing the protein MAGHHSVLEDDSLLSRLDRRLLGLERVLALLSGLAVFSLMLLAVRSVGGRVTLNAPLPGYVDWIEQAMPLIAFMGIAYVQRDGGHIRMDILIGRLRGRALWLAELVSVLLMLALMVAMVWGSWAHFLRSFDFAAPLWSRDSTIDIGLPIWPAKLLAPIAFSVLCLRLLLQAWGYGRAFVTGATAPVAVPLIQDAAAQAAAEAEQLEGQD; encoded by the coding sequence ATGGCCGGACATCACTCGGTTCTGGAGGATGACAGCCTGCTCAGCCGGCTTGACCGGCGGCTGCTGGGGCTGGAGCGGGTCCTGGCGCTGCTGAGCGGGCTGGCGGTGTTTTCGCTGATGCTGCTGGCGGTGCGGTCGGTCGGCGGGCGGGTGACGCTGAATGCGCCGCTGCCCGGATATGTGGACTGGATCGAACAGGCAATGCCGCTGATCGCGTTCATGGGCATCGCCTATGTGCAGCGCGACGGGGGCCATATCCGCATGGACATCCTGATCGGCCGCCTCAGGGGCCGGGCGCTGTGGCTGGCGGAACTGGTGTCGGTCCTGCTGATGCTGGCGCTGATGGTCGCGATGGTCTGGGGCAGCTGGGCGCATTTCCTGCGCAGCTTCGATTTCGCCGCGCCCTTGTGGAGCCGCGACAGCACCATCGACATCGGCCTGCCGATCTGGCCGGCAAAGCTGCTCGCGCCGATTGCGTTCTCTGTGCTGTGCCTGCGGCTGCTGTTGCAGGCCTGGGGCTATGGGCGGGCCTTTGTCACCGGGGCCACGGCGCCGGTGGCGGTGCCGCTGATCCAGGACGCGGCGGCGCAGGCCGCGGCCGAGGCCGAACAACTCGAAGGGCAGGACTAG
- a CDS encoding TRAP transporter large permease, with the protein MDTIEIGLWVTGGLLVLVVAGMRVAFAAGLAGLVGLVLVFWAKRDFGAEHLGWALTVAIKTAGQVPHSKVASQALSLIPTFILIGYLAYYAGLTRALFEAAKRWIAWVPGGLAVSTVFATAGFAAVSGASVATSAVFARIAIPEMLAAGYNKRFAAGVVAAGGTLASLIPPSAILVIYAIIVEQDVGKLLLAGFIPGAFSALIYGLLIVGIAMVFKSVGPPITGFTWRERLVSLPPALPIVFVVVIIICFVYNPFGGDAWGTPTEGGALGAFVVFCMALWRGMRWAELKSALLETAKLTVMIFTIIWGVLVYVRFLGFADLPGAFSDWLTGLEMSPMLILICILLAYAVLGMFMDAIGMLLLTLPVVYPAVMALNGGEFVTAADSTFGMSGTMCAIWFGILVVKMAEFCLITPPIGLNCFVVAGVRPDLSVQDVFRGVTPFFIADGVTIALLVAFPGIVLYLPRLAG; encoded by the coding sequence ATGGACACGATCGAGATCGGCCTGTGGGTGACGGGGGGCCTGCTGGTGCTGGTGGTCGCCGGCATGCGGGTGGCCTTTGCCGCCGGGCTTGCCGGGCTGGTCGGGCTGGTGCTGGTGTTCTGGGCCAAGCGCGATTTCGGCGCCGAACATCTGGGCTGGGCGCTGACGGTCGCAATCAAGACGGCCGGGCAGGTTCCCCATTCCAAGGTCGCCAGCCAGGCGCTGAGCCTGATCCCCACCTTCATCCTGATCGGCTATCTCGCCTATTACGCGGGGCTGACGCGGGCGCTGTTCGAGGCGGCCAAGCGGTGGATTGCATGGGTGCCGGGCGGGCTGGCGGTGTCGACGGTCTTTGCCACCGCCGGGTTTGCCGCGGTGTCGGGGGCATCGGTCGCCACCTCTGCCGTGTTTGCGCGCATCGCCATCCCCGAGATGCTCGCGGCCGGTTACAACAAGCGGTTCGCCGCGGGCGTGGTGGCCGCGGGCGGGACGCTGGCCTCGCTGATCCCGCCCTCGGCGATCCTGGTGATCTACGCGATCATCGTCGAACAGGATGTCGGCAAGCTGCTGCTGGCAGGCTTCATCCCCGGTGCGTTCTCGGCGCTGATCTACGGGCTGCTGATCGTCGGCATCGCGATGGTGTTCAAATCGGTCGGTCCGCCGATCACCGGGTTCACCTGGCGCGAACGGCTGGTGTCGCTGCCACCGGCGCTGCCGATCGTCTTCGTCGTCGTGATCATCATCTGTTTCGTCTACAACCCGTTCGGCGGCGATGCCTGGGGAACGCCCACCGAGGGCGGCGCACTGGGGGCCTTCGTCGTGTTCTGCATGGCGCTGTGGCGCGGGATGCGCTGGGCCGAGCTGAAATCGGCCCTGCTGGAAACCGCCAAGCTGACGGTGATGATCTTTACCATCATCTGGGGCGTGCTGGTCTATGTCCGTTTCCTGGGTTTCGCCGATCTTCCCGGCGCCTTCTCGGACTGGCTGACCGGGCTCGAGATGTCGCCGATGCTGATCCTGATCTGTATCCTGCTGGCCTATGCGGTGCTGGGCATGTTCATGGATGCGATCGGGATGCTGCTGCTGACATTGCCGGTGGTCTACCCTGCGGTGATGGCGCTCAACGGTGGCGAGTTCGTGACCGCGGCCGACAGCACCTTTGGCATGTCGGGGACGATGTGCGCGATCTGGTTCGGCATCCTGGTGGTGAAGATGGCCGAGTTCTGCCTGATCACGCCGCCCATCGGGCTCAACTGCTTTGTCGTCGCCGGCGTGCGCCCGGACCTGTCGGTGCAAGACGTGTTCCGCGGGGTGACGCCGTTCTTCATCGCCGACGGGGTGACCATCGCGCTGCTGGTCGCGTTTCCGGGCATCGTCCTCTATCTGCCGCGTCTTGCGGGCTGA